CCGTCCGCATTGAGGATTAATCATTCATTAATACTGCCGGAATATTCCAATAATCGGCGGATGTTTGGGTCAGGCAGGCAGCGAGTCCGCGACAGGGTTTGGCTATCGAAAGACGAGGTACTCGGGTGGCGCACGGACTTTGTCTCACTGATGAGTTTTCGAAGACATTCCTGCGACCCGGGTCTCCCGGACGTGGCGGAGGGGCGGTGGTGGTGGAAAAAGCCGAAGCGCTGGCGGCGGCGCATCCGAGGGTCTTGCTGGTCGAGGATGAGGCCGATATCCGGGAACTCATTCGTTACTCTCTCGCGCAGGCCGGCCTCGAAGTCGTGGAAGCCGGCGATGGTGTCGAGGCGCTCGAGAAGCTGAGCGCGTTCGTACCCGACCTGGTGGTGCTGGACCTGATGCTGCCCGGGATGCCGGGTCTCGAGCTTTGCCAGCGACTGCGCTCGCGTGCGGACACTGCGCGGCTATCGATCA
The window above is part of the Candidatus Binataceae bacterium genome. Proteins encoded here:
- a CDS encoding response regulator, with the protein product MEKAEALAAAHPRVLLVEDEADIRELIRYSLAQAGLEVVEAGDGVEALEKLSAFVPDLVVLDLMLPGMPGLELCQRLRSRADTARLSIMVVSAKSSPSDKALGLAMGADDYVTKPFSPRDLLTRAIALLPRY